Part of the Halopenitus persicus genome is shown below.
CAAGCCCTTATCAGCATTAATAGAACACGGGTTGGTCAAAATTGACAAAGAGAATGAGGTCGTAGTGAAAGGTCCCAACTTCGAGGAGGGACGGTCACTCATAGACTAACCTGGACTGAGCGAAACGGAGTATAGACCCGGCGAGAAACTCCGCGAAGCACTTGCTGAAGATCTCGGTGACACGTAGCGAGCGGAAGCCCACCCCTTCAGGGGTGGGAGGAGGTCAAACGCGCGAAGACGACGATTCCGAGCAGTACTTCAACGGCCGCGCTGGCAAACCCGGTGCCGACGACGGGGAGTAGTTCACCAACCGTTTTCTCAGGACATCATCGACGGATGGTTGCAGCCGATCGATAACTCCACCACTCACCACCCACACCTATCGATCGGTTCTTTTCTACAGGCTGAGCAGGCGGAGTGTCTCGGGGCTTGACCCCGCGGTACTTCACAATCCAATGCGTTTGATAGAGTCTGGGTAATAATCATACGACATTGCAAATCCAATAGGAAAAACTCCTATGTGCAACCTGTACTCGCCTGCCGCTCCTGTTCAAGCCGTTGACACCCGATAACTAATGAGTCAGGCATATTGACTGCTTCCGAGTGGAGCGCTTCGAAAACCACCCCGATTTCATCGAACTGCGGGCCACGAGAGGCGGTTAACGGATCCGTCTCCCACGTAATGAAATCGTTATCCGCTAACATCGGCAGATGAACGTGGTACAGTTCCATCCGCAGCACTTCAGGATCCGTCGGGAGGTTCGGCATTACGGCGCTCTCGGGTAATGGAACCGATTGATTCGGTGGAGTGTCCAACAAAGAGACAATGAGTTGACGGCGTGGCTCAGCCGAGAGCGCTTTGAATATCCTATCCCAATTCTTACTGACTTGTTTACCGTTCTCATAGTTTTCCACTGTCATTTTTGTGACCCGTAAGTACCACCCAAACGTACATAAATATTTGTGATATATAGGAAAATATTGCGTGTACGTATCCTAGTTCGAAAACAGTCGTGTTGTCGTCGCGGGATCTCCACTATCGGTCGCAACGTCGATGTCGACTCCGGTCCAGTGTTTCGGCCGACCGTCGAAACCGCATCTCCGTACGATAGTAGTCGATAGAATTTTTTACTCGGAAACTATGCTGTCTGTAATGGATCACCTCAACGAGATCTCGGTCGAAGAACTCCAAGAGGCGCTTGACAACGTTGACGGAAACAAGCCGACACAACGGTTGTTAGCTGCGATCGCGTACAAAAACGGCGTCACACAAACTGAACTTGCCGAGTGGTACGATACAGAACGAAAAACGATCTATAACTGGCTCACCCGACTCGATACTGACGACCCACTTGAACAAGCTGCTACTGATGCTCACCGATCTGGTCGAAAACGAAAGCTCTCAGAAACACAGCAAGAAGAATTTGAGCAAACAGTCCACGAATCACCCCAAGCGATCGGCGTTGACGCGCCAGCGTGGACGCCGGCGCTCGCGCAAGACTATCTTAAAGAAGCGTACGGCGTCGACTACTCACCCGCGAGCTGTCGGCGGTTGTTGAAAGAGGCGGGATTGAGTTATCAAAAACCACGCCGTTCAGCCGCTGAATCTGACGAAGACGACCAAGACGAGTTCTACGACGAGATCAAAAAAAGCGACGGGAGATGGACGCCACAGTAGTGTGTATCGATCAAACCACGAAATCCGTCCAAGCCGAGCCGCGTGCCGCGCGGAAACCACGCGGCACGCGGCCCTCCGTCGAATTATCGGGTTAACGCGACTGGACGTGCTTGCTCGGCGCGATCACCGAGAACGGTGATCGCTTCTTCTCTCGATTCTCAGAGTATATCACCGCAGCTCATACAAAACTGTTCATTTTAGCACTCTGTGAAGAATGTGAAGACGATCTGATCGTCGTTCTCGATGGCGCACCGGACTTTCAGGCGTCGGCCGTCACGGAGCTGGCGGCCCGTGACGACCTCGCCTTCGTGACGCTCCCCTCGTACTCACCGGAGTTGAACCCAGTCGAAGAATGCTGGAGACAGCTCCAAGGAGCTCTTAGCAACCGGTTCTTCGACTCACTCGACGAACTGACAACCGCGATCGACACCGCTCTTGATCAGATCTCGATCCCAAATGTGTGTAACTATTTCTAGTGACTACTATAGTTGGTGCTCGACTGGTGTGTGCGTGACGCGCTCTTCCCCACCCTACTGCGCTACTTGGCCTACGGCCTGCGTTGCTTCTTGAGGACGGGGACTCCGCGCTACCGCGAGTTGAAATGCCGCGCCAAAACGCATAAGTCATTATCGCAGTAATCATTATTCAAAGTATGATGTTTTATGACCGGGGAGAGGAGCTGGATGCGCTTTCGTCTGCGTTTGAGTCGCCCGGATCGGACGTATTCGTCGTCTACGGGCGTCGGCGTGTCGGCAAGACGGAATTGTTGAAGGAGTTCTGTGCTGATCGGCCGCATATTTACTTTCTCGCGGCGCAGGAAGCCGAGCATCGACAGCGCGAGAAGTTCATCGACCAGGTTGCAGCGTTCTTTGACGATCGCACCCCACGGATCGACGGGTTGGACGAGGCCTTCGACTACCTCGGGGAGAAACTTCGTTCCGAGGCGGTTGTGGTTGTGATCGACGAGTTCCCGTATCTCGTCGCGGAGAATGACTCGGTTCCATCGTACGTGCAGGGATTCGTCGACGAACAGCTCCAAGAGACCGATTCGATGCTGGTTCTCTGTGGGTCAAGCGTGAGTACGATGGAATCGGAAGTACTCGGCCACGAGAGCCCATTGTACGGTCGTCGCACGGGACAACTCGACGTGCAGCCGTTCTCATTTCAGCAGGCCCGTGAGGTCATCGACTATGAGATGGCGGACGCGATTCGATCGTACGCAATTACTGGTGGGACGCCGATGTATCTCACGCTGTTCGATTACGGAAGATCGCTCGCGGACAACATCCGGTCGCAGGTGTTGTCGCCATCAGCCGTACTGTACAACGAGCCGGAGTTCTTGCTTCGCACGGAGCTTCGGAATCCAGCGCGGTATCTGAGTATTCTCGAAGCGGTTGCGCTGGGGCACACGACGCCGAACGAGATCTCGGGAGCAACGGGAATCGATGCCGGTCCGCTATCAAAGTATTTGCAGACGTTGCGGCAGCTCCGACTGATCGATCGGGAAGTCCCTGTGACCGCATCGGGGAAGAAGTCGAAGCGATCGCGGTACCGCGTCGCTGACGAGTTCCTTCGGTTCTGGTTCCGGTACGTTGAGCCGAACCGCTCCAGTATCGAAGAAGCACCGGACATCGTCTACGACGGAACGATCGCCCCTGATCTCCCGATGCACGTTGCCACCGCGTTCGAGGACGTGTGTCAGGAAGCCGTGTGGGAAGGGATTCAACGCGGTGAGTTTGAGCCGTACTCGGAGGTCGGCCGCTGGTGGTACGGGGAAGATGAGATCGATATTGTTGGGCTTGCACCGAACGACGACCGGATCCTGTTCGCCGAGTGCAAGTGGACAACGGATCCAGTCGGGACCGCGCTCGTCGAGGATCTGCAGGCAAAAGCAGGGAACGTTAGATGGGGGTCAGATGAGCGGAAGGAGTGCTTCGCGCTGTTCTCAAAGAGCGGGTTCGTTGAGGGACTCGAAGACCATCTCGACGAACACTGGTCGTTGTGGAATCTTGCAAAGATGGATGATCTCCTCACGCCGTCCTGAAGGGCGCACTCGTCAGGTCGTCGGGCAGAGAGCACGCAGGGATCATCACGCCTCACGTTTCACCCGTAACGAAACACGACGTATTCCACCGGCCATTACTATTTCAGGGTGGCGCGCGAATAACTTGTTGTATGCCTCACGGACAAGATGTTGAGGACGAGAATGACCCGACAAGCCCCTCCAGCTACGAGTGCTTGGAATGTGGCACCATTGTCGAATCGGACACCCATCCCGGCATCTGTGACTGTGGCGGCGATTTCCATAACCGCGCGAAATCACTCGAATGACTCCAGGCCACTCGCAGTTGTAGCGGGCTGAGTGGTAACAAGACTTGCTCTGCAAGATGCGCGCCCTACATCTTGCACGGCGAGATACACATCACATCAAAGGAGATACAACTCCTGTGCAAAACCGCATCGAGGGCGGGTGACAGATGCCTGCACTCCGCTCTCGTCGTTCGATGTAGTGCATCGAAAGCAAGGGTATGGGGCCGGAGGGATTTGAACCCCCGATCGACTGATATCTCCGGTTTGCCTCGGTACTCCAGAACGTCGTCAACGCGGCCGATGATCAGTCGCCCGCTCGGTATATCAGTCTGGAGTTCGTCACCGGGCGTCACCTCTGGAGTCAGTCGCCATGCCTGGCTTGGCCACAGCCCCGTCGTGATCTCGTGTTCGTCCGTTACCGAGGTTTCGCTAAAGGGGTTTCGATCCGCTCCGATCGGCCGCGGGCGGTCACTCACCGGTCGTCGTCGGCCCAGTCGCACTCCTGGCACTTCCGGCCGACGACGAACTCGGTCACCGAGGGCATATAGCCGACCCGGATCACGTCCCCGCCACACTCCGGACAGTCGCAGTCGGCGTCCTCGATCGACTCCGCCTCCAGGATCGACTCGCCCTCGATGAGTTCCGCCAACGTCTCGGGAGTCACCATCCGCCCCTGCACGACGCGATTGCTCATACGCCCCACTGGCGTGGCGATACCTAAAGGGCGGCGGTCACAGCCACGGGGCGCGGGTCGCGCCAGCATCGGCACGCGCCGGGTCGTCCACCTCGCCGCAGTCGGCCGGGTCGACGTCGGGCTCCTCGCGGTTCCGGTCCTCGGTCGCCTCGGAATCGGAGTCGTCCGACTCCGAGAGTCCGAACGCCGCGGGTGCACGCGGCGTGTTCGCCGGGTCACGGTCGGCGCGGACGCCCGCAGATCCGCCGTTGGGAGCGGGCCGCGGGACGGCACCGTGGGCGTTCACGTCGACGGCGACGAGCGAGGGGTCCACCCCCGCGATCCGGTCCGGCGCCTCGGGAACGTCGATCGGCAGCGGCTCCGGATCGCCGCGGGGTTCCTTGCGTCCCTCGACGTCCCGGCCGTCCGCTCCACCGTCGTCGCCGCGGTCGCCCGCGCCGCCGTCGGGGTCGTCGTCGGAGTCGCCGCCGAGCCCGCCGCGGCGACCGCTGGCGGTCACCGAGGGGTCCGCGTCGGGGTCGTAGGCGAACAGGCCCGTGACGATGAGGACGGCCAGGGCGATCGGCGCGTCCGTCCGCAGGATCCCCAGGATGGGCAGCGCGAGGACGCCCAGCGCGACTGCGGAGCCGAACCGGAAGCGGTCGATGTTGACGTGGCCGCGGAGCTGCGGGGCCGCGATGGCGACGAACAGCGCGAAGCCGACGCCGACCGCCGCCGCGGCCGCACCGCGGGCGACGATCGTCGGGTCGCTCGAGAACGCCAGCTCCGCGCCGGCCGGCGAGACGCTCGCGACCAGCCCGAGGGCAATGATGATGCTGGGTCTGGGCAGCACGTCGCCGATCTTCGCGGAGGCCGTCTTGGCGGCGATCGTCAGGATGACCAGCCCCGCGAACCGCTGGAAGATCTCGAGGTCGAGCAGGCCGGCCAGCGTCGGCGCGATCGCGGCCTGGAGCGCGGCCAGCGGCACCACGAGTGCGCCGATGAGCAGCACCGACGCCACCTGCTCGCGCCGGGTGCCGTCCATCTCCGCGAGGATGACCGCCATCGTCGCGGAGCCGCCGAAGATCAGCAGGCCCGTCTCGAGGATCCCGATCGGCGTCGAGAGCGCGCCGGCCAACACGAGCGCGGGGAAGATCCCGTCGATGAGCGGGAGCGCCATCACCGTGGCTAACAGCTTGGTTGCACCGCCCACGTGGCGTTCCAGCCGGAGCGCAACCGGGTGTTGGGAGACGCTCATTCAGGCTGGCAGGCCCTGACCGTGGGGCAAACGGCAGTAGCCGGACGAACCACGATAGCCGAGCCGCCGGATCGTGGATTCGAATCCGAACCGTTCCGAGCAGCCGCCAGCAAATGTGAATGTGCCGGAATTCGCTTTCGCGTCGAGGGCGACGCTCGGCTGGCCGGCAACACTCATACTGGCGGAACTGTCGGAGTCCATACGTACATCTACTGAACAGAGGGACATAAGCGTTGTGCGAGGAGCGTTCGCATACGGCGCCGATAGTACGTTACGATCGCATATTATGCCACTATTTTTGATCGAACGTAGCGTTATGGGTGAGGTTGCGCGACGAAGGAACGAGACCCCTTCGGACGACCGGGGCGACCGATCCCCCCCGTTCGCCGTCGTCGGCCGCTCTCGCCGGTTTCCCGTCCGCCGCCGACCCCACCGTTCCCACGCGCTTCCGGCCGACCCCACCGTTCCCACGCGCTTCCGGCCGACCTCACCGTTCCCACGCGTTTCCGGCCGGCCCCACCGTTCCCGGTCGTTTCCGACCGTCCTCGATCGATCCGTCAGTGTGTACAGATCACGAGCGTGAGTGTGACGCAGTTGCACGTCGATGCGGACTCGCAACGTTTTTGCGGACGACGCGATGACGGTTTATATGGCGACAGACGATCCGGCAACCGGACCCTTCTCCGAGAAGCTTCGTGTACCCGAGGCGTTGACCTTCGACGACGTGCTGTTGCGACCGAAGGAGAGCCGCGTCGAACCCGACGAGGCCGACGTCTCGACGCGCGTCTCGCGGACCGTCGAGATCAACGTCCCCGTGCTCTCGGCCGCGATGGACACCGTGACGGAATCCGACCTGGCGATCGCGATGGCCCGCGAGGGCGGCCTCGGCGTGCTCCATCGAAACATGACCGTCGAGGAGACCGCCGAGGAGGTCGAGCGCATCAAGCGCGCCCACGAGCTCGTCATCCGGCGTGAGGACGTCGTGACCGTGACGCCGGGGATGACCGTCAGCGAGGCCGACGCCACGATGGAGGGCGAGGGCGTCTCGGGTGCACCGGTCGTCGACGACGACGACGACGTCGTCCTCGGGATCATCTCCGGGACGGACATCCGGCCGTACCTCGAGGTCGGCGACGAGGACGCGGTCCGGGAGGCGATGACCGACGAGGTCATCACCGCCGGCGAGGACGTGACCGCCCGGGAGGCGCTCGAGCTGATGTACGACCACAAGATCGAGCGCGTTCCGGTCGTCGACGCGGAGGATCGCCTCGTTGGGCTCGTGACGATGCAGGGCATCCTCCAGCGACGCGAACACGAGCAGGCCGCTCGTGACGAGGACGGCCGGCTGCTGGCCGGCGTCGCGGTCGGGCCCTTCGAGGAGGAGCGCGCGGTCGCCGCCGACGAGGCGGGTGCCGACGTGCTCTTCATCGACTGTGCACACGCCCATAACCTGAACGTCCTCGAGTCCGCCGAGGCGATCAAGGGGACCGTCGACGCCGACGTCGTCGTCGGGAACGTCGGCACCCGCGAGGCGGCCGAGGCGGCCGTCGAATTCGCCGACGGGCTCAAGGTCGGGATCGGACCGGGTTCGATCTGTACGACCCGCGTGGTCTCCGGCGCGGGGATGCCCCAGATCACCGCCGTCTCCGAGGTCGCGGACGTCGCCTCGGCCGCCGACGTGCCCGTGATCGCCGACGGCGGGATCCGGTACTCCGGCGACGCGATCAAGGCGATCGCGGCCGGCGCGGACGCGGTGATGCTCGGATCCTACTTCGCCGGGACGGACGAGGCACCCGGCCGCGTCATCACGATGAACGGCAAAAAGTACAAGCAGTACCGCGGGATGGGCTCGGTCGGCGCGATGCAGTCGGGCGGCGGCGACCGCTACCTCAAGGACGCCGACGAGGACGAGGACTTCGTTCCGGAGGGCGTCGAGGCCGCAACCCCGTATAAGGGTTCGCTCGCCTCGGAACTCTATCAGCTCGTCGGCGGCATGCGGTCCGGAATGGGCTACGTCGGCGCCGGAACGATCCCGGAGGTCAAATCGCGCGCCGAGTTCGTGCGCGTCTCCGCTGCCGGCCAGACTGAAGGGCATCCCCACGACGTGATGATCACCGACGAGGCGCCGAACTACAGCCCGAACGAGTGAGCACCGCCGGCGGAAGCGGCCGATCGACGAGCGGCGAACGCGAACGACAAGGGGTATTTTGATATAGCGGGGCGATAGAACACCCGAACGAGCGACTCAGTCGCGATCTCGATGACACATGAGTGAGGAACCCCCTCTCGTCCTCGTCGTGGAGGACGAGCCTGACCTGGCAGACCTGTACGCCGCATGGCTGGGCGATGAGTATCGCGTCCGAACGGCGTACGGCGGTCGGGAAGCGCTCGACGCCCTCGACGACGAAGTCGACGTGATCCTGTTGGACAGGCGGATGCCGGGACTGTCGGGCGACGAGGTGCTCGTGGCGGTCCGCGACCGCGGGATCGACTGTCGCGTTGCGATGGTCACCGCCGTCGAGCCTGACTTCGACATCGTCGCGATGGGGTTCGACGACTATCTCGTCAAGCCGGTCACCAAGGACGCCCTCCGCGAGACGGTCGACGAGCTCTACGAGCGCAGCCAGTACGACGCCGGCGTCCAGGAGTTCTTCTCGCTGGCCTCGAAGAAGGCGCTGTTGGAGTCCGAAAAGAGCCAGGCGGCCCTCGAGGAGAGCGAGGAGTACCGCCAGCTCACCGCGGACCTCGAGGCACTCAAGGAGGATCTCGACGACACCGTCACCAGCATGGACTCACACACTGACTTCGAGACGCTGTTCCGCGGCTTCGGCGACGGAACGCCCGACGACGGAGCGTTCGAGGAACTGGACGACGGCTAAGAACGCGCGGGACCGGACGGGAACCCCGTCCATCGGCTTCCGCTCCCCGGTCGATTTCGGCATACTGTAACCTTCTCTCGGGGCGGAGATCCTTCCTCAAACGTCCCCGAAGGCGGCCGGTTCCTCCCACGCGTCCCGTCCGGAGACGGTGCGCTGCGGGAACGGAATGGTGATGTCCTCCTCGTCGAACCGCTGTTTCACGGCCGTGACGTACTCGCCGCGGGTCTTGACGAAGTCGGCCCGCGAGGGGTTCTCGATCCAGATCCTGGACTGGAGTCCGACGTAGGAGTCGGACAGTTCGGTGAGTCGAACGGACGGTGCGGGATCCGCGAGGACGTCGTCCCGTTTCTCCGCCTCCTCGACGATGATGGTCGTCGCGCGGTCGATGTCGTCCTCGTAGTCGATCCCGAAGAGGAACTTCAGCCGGAGGGTGTCCTTGGCGACCGGGTTCTTCACGACGCCCTTGGTCAGCTCGTAGTTCGGGACGGTGAGCAGCTCGTTGTCGAAGGTTCGGACCCGCGTGACCCGGAAGGAGATGTCCTCGACGACGCCGGAGTGAGTGCCGTTATCCCACTCGATCCAGTCGCCGATGCGGAACGGGCGGTCGGTGTAGATGAAGATGCCGGCGACGAAGTTTCGAATGACCTCCTGGAGCGCGAAGCCGATGGCGAGCGTGGCCGCGGCGGCGATCGTCGCCAGCGACCGAAGGAAGCTCCCGTAGCCGGCGAGGCCGAACGCCACGGCCACTCCCGCAAAGAGCACGATGATCGAGGCGATCTTGGCCAGGGGACGTCGCGCGTGCGGTTCGAGGCCGCGTTCGTCGAGGACCCGCCCGACGATCGGCGAGATGAGCGCGCGATTGGCGAGAACGACGAGCACGATCACGCCGAGAAAGACGATCGCCGCCGCGATCGTCTCCGCGAGCGCGTCGCCCAGGACGGGCGCGATGGCGTTGGCGATCGGGTCCACCTGGGCGGGGAGCGGCATCAGTGGAACACCGCCGTGTTTCCGCGGGTCTCGATCAGCTCGGCGTCGACGGCGGCGGCAAGGTCGTCCGCCAGGTCCGCAGCGTCGGTCCCGCCGCGTGCCGACCGGAGGAACTTCACCTTCACGAGCGTTCGGTCGTCGAGCTGGTCAGCGAGTTCGTCCACGACGGCGTCGATCCCGTCCTTTCCGACCCAGACCGTCACGTCGAGGTCGTGTGCCTGCTTTCGGAGCTGATGATCCGTCATACACCCACTCAGACGCCGCCACCAGTTGAATCTTGAGGCTTCGCGGTCCGATCGTCACCGCGACACACGGGACGGGTGTCCAGGGTGTCGGCAACGAACGGTCGACGTCGGAGGCTGGCCGTGCCTAGGAGAACGGATACCGGTGCGTCGCGCCGCACTCGAGACACCGAACGACGACGCGGCCCGCCCGCGTGCGAACGCGAGCGGTCACCCCGGGACGTAAATAGACGTCGCAGTCGGAACACGTCTTGCGTGCGAACGACCGCGGGAGGCGGGCCCGGTTGCGCTCCGCGATCCGCTTCGCGCGGCGGACGTACGTGCGGGCGCGGTCGTACTCGCCGGCGACGACCGCCTCGCGGGCCAGCGGCAACAGTCGTTCGATGCGCTCCTCGGGGATCCCCATACTCGAATCCGCGGTGTCGGCCGGAAAAAGGTATTGCGAAGCCGGTCGATCCGTTCGGTCCCGCCACCGTGCGAGCCGACCCGCTTGCGACGGCCTAGTCGTCCTCGAGCGCCTGCGCGATGCGCTGGAGCTGCCGGGTCGCGTCCCGGACCTCGTCGCGAAGCTGGCGGACCTCACGGACGAGCTCCTCGTTGCCGACCTCCTCGCTGCCGCCGCCCTCGCCGGGACGACCGCCGGGACCGCCGGGGGCGCCACCCGGACCGCCGCCCATCCCGCCGGGACCGCCGCCGCCCATCATTCCGGACATCATCTGCGCGAACGGGTTGCCGCCGCCGCCGCCCATCCCGCCGGGGCCACCGCCGCCCATCATCTCCTCGGGGCTCGGACGGTCGCCCTCACCCTCCTCGCGTTCCTGTTCGCGTCGCTCGCGGATCTCCTCGACTCGCTCGCGGAACGACTTCTCCTCGTCGTCACCGTCGGCGCCGTCGGCGCCGTCGGCGTCCGGGTCCGCCGGTTCGTCAGCGTCAGTGGAATCGTCTGCCATAGGCGGGCTTCGGGAGCCCGTCCGAAAAACGTTGTTCCTCGCGACCGATCGACGCCGCGACGCTGGAGGGCGACCGCGACCGCCGCGCAGTCGGCTGATTCCGGCGTGATGTGTTTATAAGATCCGAGGGATCGGACCACGCGACCGTCACGGCAGGAGAGTCACTCTCCGGGGGTGCACACTCGTAAAAACGCGAGTTCGATCGACGTCGCTGGTCGGCCTCAGAGACGGGTGAGGTTCGTCGCCCGCGGCCCTTTTTCAGCTTCCTCGATCTCGAATTCGACTTCCTGTCCCTCTTCGAGGTCCGGGCCGCCGACGTCCTCCATGTGGAAGAAAACGTCCTCGTCCGCGTCCTCGCTCTCGATGAATCCGTAGCCTCCGGTGTCGTTGAAGAAGGCCACTGTACCTGTCGCCATCGCGTTCGCATAGACGCACAACCGGCAAATAAACGTTTGGGACACGAACCCGCTGTGTGGAACGCGAGCCGCCTCACACGCTCTCGACGGCGGTCCGAACGACCGATCGGGCCTCCGCGACGAGCGCGTCGACGTCGTCGCTTTCGGCGTACAGCCGGACGTAGGGCTCGGTTCCGGACGGACGGACGAGCACCCAGGAGGCGTCGGGGAACTCCAGGCGGACGCCGTGGGCGGTGGAGACGTCCGCCTCCGGGAACGCCTCCGGCAGGGCGGTCTCGAGACGGGACATCGTCGACGCCTTCCGCTCGTCCGGACAGTCGACGTTCACCTTCCGGTAGGGGCGTTCGGTCACGGGCGCACGAAGCGCGTCGAGCCCCTCCGCGGCGACGAGCCGGGCGAGCACCGCCGCCGAGCAGACCCCGTCGATCCACCCGCCGAACCGGGTGTGGGTGTGCTTCCACGGCTCCGCGGCGAAGGCGACCTCAGTGTCGTCGATTTCGTCCCGGTCGGTTGCCTCGCGGTCGGCGGCCGTTCGCTCGGCAGCCTCGCGCACCGCGGCGATCCCCTCGTGGAGCGCGCCGAGGCGGACGCGCTCGACGCGCCCGCCGGCCTCTCGAACGCGCTCGTCGATCCGGCCGGAGGCGTTCGGCGTCGTCACCACGACTGGATCCGCGGCCTCGCTGGTGCGCGTGTACCGCTCGGCGAGGATCGCGAGGACGGTGTCCTCGTGGACGATCGCCCCGTCGGCATCGACGATCACGATCCGGTCGGCGTCCCCGTCGTGTCCGATCCCGAACGCGAATCCGCCGTCTACGTCCGGGCGACCGGGGTCCTCGACACCCTGGTTGGCGTCGGCGACGAACGCGCGGAGGTCGGACAGCGTCTCGGGCGTCGGCTTGCTCCCGCGGCCGGGGAAGTGCCCGTC
Proteins encoded:
- a CDS encoding ATP-binding protein translates to MMFYDRGEELDALSSAFESPGSDVFVVYGRRRVGKTELLKEFCADRPHIYFLAAQEAEHRQREKFIDQVAAFFDDRTPRIDGLDEAFDYLGEKLRSEAVVVVIDEFPYLVAENDSVPSYVQGFVDEQLQETDSMLVLCGSSVSTMESEVLGHESPLYGRRTGQLDVQPFSFQQAREVIDYEMADAIRSYAITGGTPMYLTLFDYGRSLADNIRSQVLSPSAVLYNEPEFLLRTELRNPARYLSILEAVALGHTTPNEISGATGIDAGPLSKYLQTLRQLRLIDREVPVTASGKKSKRSRYRVADEFLRFWFRYVEPNRSSIEEAPDIVYDGTIAPDLPMHVATAFEDVCQEAVWEGIQRGEFEPYSEVGRWWYGEDEIDIVGLAPNDDRILFAECKWTTDPVGTALVEDLQAKAGNVRWGSDERKECFALFSKSGFVEGLEDHLDEHWSLWNLAKMDDLLTPS
- a CDS encoding rubrerythrin-like domain-containing protein, producing the protein MPHGQDVEDENDPTSPSSYECLECGTIVESDTHPGICDCGGDFHNRAKSLE
- a CDS encoding DUF5795 family protein; protein product: MSNRVVQGRMVTPETLAELIEGESILEAESIEDADCDCPECGGDVIRVGYMPSVTEFVVGRKCQECDWADDDR
- a CDS encoding DUF5794 domain-containing protein — its product is MSVSQHPVALRLERHVGGATKLLATVMALPLIDGIFPALVLAGALSTPIGILETGLLIFGGSATMAVILAEMDGTRREQVASVLLIGALVVPLAALQAAIAPTLAGLLDLEIFQRFAGLVILTIAAKTASAKIGDVLPRPSIIIALGLVASVSPAGAELAFSSDPTIVARGAAAAAVGVGFALFVAIAAPQLRGHVNIDRFRFGSAVALGVLALPILGILRTDAPIALAVLIVTGLFAYDPDADPSVTASGRRGGLGGDSDDDPDGGAGDRGDDGGADGRDVEGRKEPRGDPEPLPIDVPEAPDRIAGVDPSLVAVDVNAHGAVPRPAPNGGSAGVRADRDPANTPRAPAAFGLSESDDSDSEATEDRNREEPDVDPADCGEVDDPARADAGATRAPWL
- the guaB gene encoding IMP dehydrogenase translates to MATDDPATGPFSEKLRVPEALTFDDVLLRPKESRVEPDEADVSTRVSRTVEINVPVLSAAMDTVTESDLAIAMAREGGLGVLHRNMTVEETAEEVERIKRAHELVIRREDVVTVTPGMTVSEADATMEGEGVSGAPVVDDDDDVVLGIISGTDIRPYLEVGDEDAVREAMTDEVITAGEDVTAREALELMYDHKIERVPVVDAEDRLVGLVTMQGILQRREHEQAARDEDGRLLAGVAVGPFEEERAVAADEAGADVLFIDCAHAHNLNVLESAEAIKGTVDADVVVGNVGTREAAEAAVEFADGLKVGIGPGSICTTRVVSGAGMPQITAVSEVADVASAADVPVIADGGIRYSGDAIKAIAAGADAVMLGSYFAGTDEAPGRVITMNGKKYKQYRGMGSVGAMQSGGGDRYLKDADEDEDFVPEGVEAATPYKGSLASELYQLVGGMRSGMGYVGAGTIPEVKSRAEFVRVSAAGQTEGHPHDVMITDEAPNYSPNE
- a CDS encoding HalX domain-containing protein, yielding MSEEPPLVLVVEDEPDLADLYAAWLGDEYRVRTAYGGREALDALDDEVDVILLDRRMPGLSGDEVLVAVRDRGIDCRVAMVTAVEPDFDIVAMGFDDYLVKPVTKDALRETVDELYERSQYDAGVQEFFSLASKKALLESEKSQAALEESEEYRQLTADLEALKEDLDDTVTSMDSHTDFETLFRGFGDGTPDDGAFEELDDG
- a CDS encoding mechanosensitive ion channel family protein, giving the protein MPLPAQVDPIANAIAPVLGDALAETIAAAIVFLGVIVLVVLANRALISPIVGRVLDERGLEPHARRPLAKIASIIVLFAGVAVAFGLAGYGSFLRSLATIAAAATLAIGFALQEVIRNFVAGIFIYTDRPFRIGDWIEWDNGTHSGVVEDISFRVTRVRTFDNELLTVPNYELTKGVVKNPVAKDTLRLKFLFGIDYEDDIDRATTIIVEEAEKRDDVLADPAPSVRLTELSDSYVGLQSRIWIENPSRADFVKTRGEYVTAVKQRFDEEDITIPFPQRTVSGRDAWEEPAAFGDV
- a CDS encoding YhbY family RNA-binding protein — its product is MTDHQLRKQAHDLDVTVWVGKDGIDAVVDELADQLDDRTLVKVKFLRSARGGTDAADLADDLAAAVDAELIETRGNTAVFH
- a CDS encoding ribonuclease P protein component 4, encoding MGIPEERIERLLPLAREAVVAGEYDRARTYVRRAKRIAERNRARLPRSFARKTCSDCDVYLRPGVTARVRTRAGRVVVRCLECGATHRYPFS
- a CDS encoding cold-shock protein → MATGTVAFFNDTGGYGFIESEDADEDVFFHMEDVGGPDLEEGQEVEFEIEEAEKGPRATNLTRL
- a CDS encoding phosphohexomutase domain-containing protein, which codes for MDLFGTAGIRGDVDSHVTPELALAVGGAVADAIADDALAAEGTLTPEIVVARDGRVTGPALADAIAAGAAAGGARIRRAGMLPTPALAFASRGRYGIAVTASHNPPHDNGIKLFRDGVEFDRDAEDAVGTRVADGVGSADWDRWTDPESVAVLAEYREAVAAYARQFGAPLDGLRIAVDCGNGMASLATPAVLADLGAEVVTLNGNVDGHFPGRGSKPTPETLSDLRAFVADANQGVEDPGRPDVDGGFAFGIGHDGDADRIVIVDADGAIVHEDTVLAILAERYTRTSEAADPVVVTTPNASGRIDERVREAGGRVERVRLGALHEGIAAVREAAERTAADREATDRDEIDDTEVAFAAEPWKHTHTRFGGWIDGVCSAAVLARLVAAEGLDALRAPVTERPYRKVNVDCPDERKASTMSRLETALPEAFPEADVSTAHGVRLEFPDASWVLVRPSGTEPYVRLYAESDDVDALVAEARSVVRTAVESV